In Leishmania braziliensis MHOM/BR/75/M2904 complete genome, chromosome 18, the following proteins share a genomic window:
- a CDS encoding putative heat shock protein → MSVFGVDFGNLNSTVAITRHGGVDIVTNEVSKRETTTIVSFLDEERFIGEQGLDRYVRNAHNTVFLLKRFIGMRMNDPQLDVERKFLTCNITGDSNGRLMFSVNYCGEEKCFYPEQVLAMMLQRLRTYVNEAATTDPRVKADVRDFVITVPCYYTAEQRRLVYQAAEVAGLHCMSLINETTASAVDYGIFRGASLKETESEGQVVGILDLGYGATDFLVCKFWRGNCKVLARTFDRNNGTRDCDYLLYQHMVSEVKSRYNVDVSENKRTRLRLLQACERLKYLLSANQSAPLNVENLMDIDVNIPSFERATMESLCQGVLQRIKKVMERGFAESGVNRDDFHSIEMIGGGCRIPMMKKLVEEVLGRAPSFTLNASETTARGCAIVAAMLSPKFQVREFKVSELPTYPILLGYYAENPRSPSSVPFLPQVNKVVKLLGAADSYPKKLDVRFPCSSAPRIYAFYDYENEGVKEIVQSCNYVIGEWEIGMPSKSKGAVNEMRVRICIQPDGLVELEKAEAIDVFEVEEAPAPAAAPAAENGEVPAKENEEAQADPPKPVKKMKEAAIGVPVKPNLEVLGHCSESVVRFRKAEEEMHERDSCIVRTRVKKNELESYILDYRPRFLPGGMLVEYATAAAAADFVRQCDADEQWLYEDGETSTYDEYERRVQTLRAIGDAAHSRLRNREEVEFAAKGFRARMAAVQQKALDFIGKKEHITEEELREAAATAEAACLWVDQQIAAMQAAPKTQETIVSKTDLEKKASGVEQGIAKVMKKPAPPKPKEEAGKAEEDAAAEAAAAAAENAPQQEGPEEKAPEQTNAPVLD, encoded by the coding sequence ATGTCTGTGTTCGGCGTCGATTTTGGCAACCTCAATTCCACGGTGGCCATCACCCGCCACGGCGGCGTGGACATCGTGACGAACGAGGTCAGCAAACGTGAGACGACCACGATTGTTTCTTTCCTTGACGAGGAGCGGTTTATTGGCGAGCAGGGGCTGGACCGCTACGTCCGCAATGCTCACAACACCGTCTTCTTGTTGAAGCGCTTCATTGGCATGCGGATGAACGATCCTCAGCTTGACGTGGAGCGCAAGTTCCTTACATGCAACATCACCGGCGACAGCAATGGACGACTTATGTTCAGTGTGAACTACTgcggagaagagaagtgCTTCTACCCAGAGCAGGTGCTGGCTAtgatgctgcagcggctgcgcaccTACGTCAACGAGGCTGCCACGACGGACCCTCGCGTGAAGGCAGACGTGCGCGACTTCGTAATCACCGTGCCGTGCTACTACAccgcggagcagcgccgcctcgtgTACCAGGCAGCTGAGGTGGCAGGGCTGCACTGCATGTCCCTCATTAACGAGACCACCGCGTCAGCTGTAGACTACGGCATCTTCCGCGGCGCCTCGCTGAAGGAGACGGAGAGTGAGGGGCAGGTGGTCGGCATTCTCGACCTCGGCTACGGCGCCACGGACTTCTTGGTGTGCAAGTTCTGGCGCGGCAACTGCAAAGTCCTTGCCCGCACCTTCGACCGTAATAACGGCACTCGTGACTGCGACTACTTACTCTACCAGCACATGGTGAGCGAGGTCAAGTCCCGCTACAACGTCGATGTCTCGGAGAACAAGCGCACTCgtctgcgcctgctgcaggcgTGCGAGCGTCTCAAATATCTTCTGTCAGCGAACCAGTCGGCGCCGCTGAACGTCGAGAACTTGATGGACATTGACGTCAACATTCCATCCTTCGAGCGTGCCACAATGGAGTCGCTCTGCCAAGGTGTTCTCCAGCGCATCAAGAAGGTGATGGAGCGCGGCTTTGCCGAATCAGGTGTTAACCGCGATGACTTCCACTCCATTGAAATGATcggcggtggctgccgcATCCCGATGATGAAGAAgttggtggaggaggtgctcgGTCGCGCGCCTAGCTTCACTCTGAATGCGTCCGAGACGACGGCGCGCGGGTGCGCCATTGTGGCGGCCATGCTCTCGCCGAAGTTCCAGGTGCGTGAGTTCAAGGTCTCGGAGCTGCCAACGTACCCGATTCTGCTGGGCTACTACGCCGAGAATCCGCGCTCCCCCAGCTCCGTGCCGTTCCTGCCGCAGGTGAACAAGGTCGTGAAGCTGCTCGGGGCGGCAGACAGCTACCCGAAGAAGCTGGATGTGCGCTTCCCATGCTCGAGTGCGCCGAGGATTTACGCCTTCTACGATTACGAAAATGAGGGGGTGAAGGAGATTGTGCAGTCCTGCAACTACGTCATTGGTGAGTGGGAGATTGGCATGCCTTCGAAGTCGAAGGGCGCGGTGAACGAGATGCGTGTCCGCATCTGCATCCAACCGGATGGCCTGGTGGAACTGGAGAAGGCTGAGGCGATCGACGTAttcgaggtggaggaggcaccggcgccggctgctgcccctgccgCTGAGAACGGCGAGGTTCCGGcgaaagagaacgaggaggcgcaggccGATCCACCCAAGCCGGTCAAGAAGATGAAGGAGGCTGCGATTGGTGTGCCGGTGAAGCCAAATCTTGAGGTTCTTGGCCACTGCAGCGAGTCTGTCGTCCGTTTCCGGaaggccgaggaggagatgcacGAACGCGACTCCTGCATCGTCCGTACACGCGTAAAGAAGAACGAGCTGGAGAGCTACATCCTCGACTACCGCCCTCGCTTCTTGCCGGGTGGCATGCTGGTCGAGTACGccacggccgctgcggcggccgacTTCGTACGCCAGTGCGACGCGGATGAACAGTGGCTCTATGAGGACGGCGAGACTTCGACGTACGATGAGTACGAGCGCCGCGTACAGACATTGCGTGCGATCGGTGACGCCGCGCACAGTCGCCTTCGCAATCGCGAAGAAGTCGAGTTCGCGGCGAAGGGCTTCCGTGCCCGCATGGCGGCTGTCCAGCAGAAGGCGCTCGACTTCATTGGCAAGAAGGAGCACatcacagaggaggagctgagggAAGCAGCCGCCACAGCCGAGGCAGCGTGCTTATGGGTGGACCAGCAGATTGCGGCGATGCAGGCTGCACCTAAGACGCAGGAGACGATTGTGTCGAAGACAGATCTCGAGAAGAAGGCATCGGGGGTGGAACAGGGAATCGCCAAAGTCATGAAGAAGCCGGCCCCACCGAAgccgaaggaggaggcggggaaAGCTGAGGAGGACGCGGCagctgaggcggcggcggcggctgctgagaacgcgccacagcaggaaGGTCCTGAGGAGAAAGCGCCTGAGCAGACGAACGCGCCGGTCCTGGATTAA
- a CDS encoding putative pyruvate dehydrogenase E1 component alpha subunit has product MFKCATRCLLATKKTLLKPQRPFKLHTATRTDMAPLPTEATYDTEQLKKSLTLMFRIRRMESLCDQSYKLKKIRGFCHLYIGQEAIPAGMENILTFEDPIVTGYRDHGWYIARGGTPEEVFAEMFGRQGGCSKGKGGSMHMYSVRNGFYGGNGIVGAQVPIGAGLAWRFAMENRDSPKHVAVTFYGDGAANQGQIYESMNIAALQRLPVIFAVENNHFGMGTSAARGSYQSEFYRRGDYIPGIRIDGMDVLAVQEGTRYARDHCMSGKGPIVMELDCYRYMGHSMSDPDNQYRTKSDIQHVKQERDCIRKMRDFMATEGIMTEEEMSKMEKEVKKEVDQDLQKAQKHPTTKLDELFTDVYVGEQYEHRTCQGTVYQKP; this is encoded by the coding sequence ATGTTCAAGTGCGCAactcgctgcctgctggccACCAAGAAAACGTTGCTGAAGCCGCAGCGCCCATTCAAGCTGCACACGGCTACCCGCACCGACATGGCGCCACTGCCGACGGAGGCGACGTACGACACGGAGCAACTGAAGAAGAGCCTTACTTTGATGTTCCGCATCCGCCGTATGGAGTCTCTGTGCGATCAGTCCTACAAACTGAAGAAGATTCGCGGCTTCTGTCACCTCTATATTGGGCAGGAGGCCATCCCCGCTGGCATGGAGAACATCCTGACCTTCGAGGATCCTATCGTCACTGGCTACCGCGACCACGGCTGGTACATTGCCCGCGGTGGCACGCCCGAGGAGGTCTTTGCTGAAATGTTCGGTCGCCAAGGCGGCTGCAGCAAGGGCAAGGGCGGCTCAATGCACATGTACAGCGTGCGTAATGGTTTCTACGGTGGTAATGGTATCGTTGGTGCGCAGGTCCCCATCGGTGCAGGTCTCGCCTGGCGCTTCGCGATGGAGAACCGAGACAGCCCGAAGCACGTCGCGGTTACCTTCtacggcgacggcgccgccaaCCAGGGCCAGATCTACGAGTCCATGAACATTGctgctctgcagcgcctACCCGTCATCTTCGCTGTGGAGAACAACCACTTCGGGATgggcaccagcgccgctcgCGGCTCTTATCAGTCGGAGTTCTACCGTCGTGGCGACTATATCCCTGGTATCAGGATCGACGGCATGGACGTGCTCGCGGTGCAGGAGGGCACCCGCTACGCGCGCGACCACTGCATGTCAGGCAAGGGCCCGATTGTGATGGAATTGGATTGCTACCGCTACATGGGCCATAGCATGTCGGACCCCGACAACCAGTACCGTACCAAGAGTGACATCCAGCACGTGAAACAGGAGCGTGACTGCATTCGCAAGATGCGCGATTTCATGGCCACCGAGGGCATCATGACCGAGGAGGAAATGAGCaagatggagaaggaggtgaagaaggaggTGGACCAGGACCTGCAGAAGGCCCAGAAGCACCCCACGACCAAGTTGGATGAGCTCTTCACGGACGTCTACGTGGGCGAGCAATACGAGCACCGCACCTGCCAGGGCACCGTGTACCAGAAGCCGTAA